In a single window of the Blastopirellula retiformator genome:
- a CDS encoding penicillin acylase family protein — MTLTPLSTPNCQRKLRIARDEAGVPHVFAESHHDALYGLGYMHATDRITQIMFARAVSAGRASELIADKEELRETDRFFRRIGLHRNHQREVGLLRSHIREQIAHYAVGVNDGAAAVGQSWPMWATGFESEPWDPVSVLLIGNLLSFGGLAVSQLENERIVVELIQSGASEEALREMFEGRLDHVDFELIRKVPSLPRMSDEALEVLADLPRLAGSNAWAVAPSRTASGGAMLCSDPHLEINRLPAIWYEAVLDWGDDYVMGATLPGCPLVAVGRTSKLAWGVTYMKGDTIDIFVEDCRRSPTGEWQYRRGADTWMNFEVREETLGRKGGAEAETMTVLENPQGTLDADPLTPGYQFSLAWSGTAPGSGAAIGSWLDVIASPDVTTAMEVAEQCPQPTLCWVFADVEGNIGMQGNGRFPARRPGATGLGPLAAWDEANHWNGFLGPEYLPSIYNPECGFVATANEEQPEVDGVRVTSQTLPDYRKRRIVEQLTYAGEVTVEEMQTLQYDLVSLQARELLPYLLPHVADKSIVQRLENWNQDYSPDSYEAVLFQRLYRNTLLEIFGQAEGLGRRRVLYVASRVGFSSMVIAAVDRILKKDESLWWKGRNKGELIRAAADKLKLEVEKPWSEVNNFHFTDRFFGGISVGRLLGFESRPYPMPGNFSTIFQGHVLQTAKRSSTFAPSYHFIADMATSEAWSNLPGGPSESRFSAFYKSDVARWFEGAYKQLIKEELPPT, encoded by the coding sequence ATGACACTAACTCCCCTTTCGACGCCGAACTGCCAACGAAAGTTACGGATTGCCCGCGATGAAGCTGGCGTTCCGCATGTTTTTGCCGAATCTCACCACGATGCGCTGTACGGGCTCGGCTACATGCATGCGACCGACCGCATCACGCAAATCATGTTCGCCCGGGCGGTTTCGGCCGGTCGCGCGTCAGAGTTGATCGCCGACAAGGAGGAATTGCGCGAAACCGATCGTTTTTTTCGTCGGATCGGTTTGCATCGCAATCATCAGCGCGAGGTCGGCCTGCTCCGCTCCCACATTCGCGAGCAAATCGCCCACTACGCGGTCGGCGTCAATGATGGCGCCGCCGCCGTTGGGCAATCGTGGCCAATGTGGGCGACCGGTTTTGAATCCGAGCCGTGGGATCCGGTCAGCGTGCTCTTGATCGGCAATTTGCTCAGCTTTGGCGGCTTGGCGGTCAGTCAGTTGGAAAACGAGCGGATCGTCGTCGAGCTAATCCAGTCTGGCGCCAGCGAAGAGGCGCTCCGCGAGATGTTTGAAGGACGGCTCGATCATGTTGACTTCGAGTTGATTCGAAAGGTCCCTTCCCTGCCCCGCATGTCGGACGAAGCGCTGGAAGTGCTGGCCGACTTGCCGCGCTTGGCCGGCAGCAACGCGTGGGCCGTCGCGCCATCGCGCACCGCTTCAGGCGGGGCGATGCTCTGCTCCGACCCGCATCTGGAAATCAACCGTCTGCCGGCGATCTGGTACGAGGCGGTGCTCGACTGGGGGGACGACTACGTGATGGGGGCGACGTTGCCGGGGTGTCCGCTGGTCGCCGTGGGGCGCACCTCGAAGTTGGCCTGGGGCGTTACCTACATGAAAGGAGATACGATCGACATCTTTGTGGAAGATTGTCGACGCTCTCCGACCGGCGAGTGGCAATATCGCCGCGGCGCTGATACCTGGATGAACTTTGAAGTTCGCGAGGAGACGCTCGGCCGCAAGGGGGGCGCCGAAGCGGAGACGATGACGGTACTCGAAAATCCGCAAGGGACGCTCGACGCCGATCCGCTGACGCCCGGCTATCAGTTCTCGCTCGCTTGGAGCGGCACGGCGCCTGGCAGCGGCGCGGCGATCGGCTCGTGGCTCGATGTGATCGCGTCGCCGGACGTGACCACCGCGATGGAAGTGGCCGAACAGTGTCCGCAGCCGACGCTCTGCTGGGTCTTTGCCGACGTCGAAGGAAACATCGGCATGCAGGGGAACGGGCGTTTTCCGGCACGTCGCCCTGGCGCGACGGGACTGGGGCCGCTGGCCGCGTGGGACGAAGCGAATCACTGGAACGGCTTTCTCGGCCCCGAGTATCTGCCGAGCATTTACAATCCCGAGTGTGGCTTTGTCGCCACCGCCAACGAAGAGCAGCCGGAAGTCGACGGCGTGCGGGTCACCAGTCAAACGCTGCCTGACTATCGCAAACGCCGCATCGTCGAGCAGCTGACCTACGCCGGCGAAGTGACCGTCGAAGAGATGCAGACGCTGCAGTACGACCTGGTCAGTCTGCAGGCCCGCGAACTGCTTCCCTATTTGTTGCCGCATGTCGCCGACAAATCGATCGTGCAGCGGCTCGAGAACTGGAACCAGGACTATTCGCCCGACAGCTACGAAGCGGTCCTTTTTCAACGGCTCTACCGCAACACGCTGCTCGAAATCTTCGGCCAGGCCGAAGGACTCGGTCGTCGTCGCGTGTTGTACGTCGCATCGCGGGTCGGATTTTCGAGCATGGTGATCGCCGCGGTCGATCGCATCCTCAAGAAAGACGAGTCGCTCTGGTGGAAGGGACGCAACAAAGGAGAATTGATCCGCGCGGCCGCCGACAAGCTGAAGCTGGAAGTCGAGAAGCCGTGGTCCGAAGTAAACAACTTCCACTTCACCGACCGCTTCTTCGGCGGCATCAGCGTCGGGCGGTTACTTGGTTTCGAGAGTCGCCCTTACCCAATGCCGGGCAACTTCTCGACGATCTTCCAAGGGCACGTGCTGCAAACGGCGAAACGATCGTCGACCTTCGCCCCCAGCTACCACTTTATCGCCGACATGGCGACCAGCGAGGCCTGGTCCAACCTGCCCGGTGGACCAAGCGAGAGCCGGTTCTCGGCGTTCTATAAGAGCGACGTAGCGCGATGGTTTGAAGGGGCGTATAAGCAGTTAATCAAAGAAGAGTTGCCTCCGACGTAG
- a CDS encoding AAA family ATPase has product MQQPSFENQSCVEAAPSRTSQPETAPSDSPLTSVTTAQMFARRRPPAWLLPGMLRQHQAAVLLGPSRCLKSSIAIDLAGALATGGTFLGQFAAERAFRVGFVAGEATRDVAVDLTVRWASANGTELESLERLTWSFDLASLDGPANLRRLSDWIERHKLEVVLIDAADLLAPTRRGAAAQLRDLVRCIQNAGATPIFCCPLRKEPKPRPLGTADLAGDPCDAIARQWILVNRREAFVPGSGAHRLWLTYGGSGAVGDQLGVDIDEGAAGDAWQVTPRDLASIRAEEADQIAADQAEHLRWKLRAVLKRVDPLLATKLKIRELSGMNGGKFAATWDRMVADGEIVPIRPRYAAAAQFGEPCYRLADGAEKKEASRVHSPLADDNDELQDRPEKNEPRSPLPSDEPGFVTLTCAELLALDEAEQKKAPPSPVPTPRQRPRQLPKKKKRRR; this is encoded by the coding sequence CTGCAGCAGCCGAGTTTTGAAAATCAGAGCTGCGTTGAAGCGGCCCCGTCTCGAACCAGCCAACCAGAGACAGCGCCGTCCGATTCTCCGCTAACAAGTGTGACGACGGCACAGATGTTCGCGCGGCGGCGGCCGCCGGCTTGGCTCTTGCCGGGGATGTTGCGGCAGCATCAAGCGGCCGTTCTCTTGGGGCCGAGTCGTTGTCTGAAAAGCTCGATCGCCATCGACCTGGCCGGCGCGCTGGCGACCGGCGGTACGTTTCTGGGGCAGTTCGCCGCCGAGCGGGCTTTTCGCGTTGGGTTTGTCGCCGGCGAGGCGACTCGCGACGTGGCGGTTGACCTGACCGTGCGGTGGGCCAGTGCGAACGGAACCGAGCTGGAGTCGCTCGAGCGTTTGACCTGGAGCTTCGACCTGGCGAGCCTGGACGGGCCGGCCAACTTGCGTCGGCTAAGCGATTGGATCGAGCGGCACAAATTAGAGGTGGTGCTGATCGACGCGGCCGATCTTCTGGCGCCGACGCGGCGGGGAGCCGCGGCCCAGCTGCGCGATCTGGTCCGCTGCATTCAAAACGCCGGGGCGACGCCGATCTTCTGTTGCCCTTTGCGCAAAGAGCCAAAGCCGCGCCCCTTGGGCACGGCCGACCTGGCCGGCGATCCATGCGATGCGATTGCCCGGCAATGGATCTTGGTCAACCGCCGCGAAGCGTTTGTGCCGGGGAGCGGCGCGCATCGGCTCTGGCTCACCTATGGCGGCAGCGGCGCCGTCGGTGATCAATTGGGGGTCGACATCGACGAAGGAGCGGCCGGCGACGCTTGGCAGGTGACCCCGCGCGACTTGGCGTCGATCCGCGCAGAAGAGGCCGATCAAATCGCCGCTGATCAGGCCGAACATCTGCGGTGGAAGTTGCGGGCCGTCCTAAAGCGGGTCGATCCGCTACTCGCCACAAAGCTGAAAATCCGCGAGCTGTCGGGCATGAACGGCGGCAAGTTCGCCGCGACGTGGGACCGCATGGTCGCCGACGGCGAGATCGTCCCAATTCGCCCGCGTTACGCGGCGGCGGCGCAGTTCGGCGAACCCTGTTATCGCCTGGCGGATGGAGCCGAAAAAAAAGAAGCGAGTCGAGTCCACTCCCCTCTGGCCGATGACAATGACGAACTCCAAGACCGGCCAGAAAAAAACGAACCGCGGAGTCCACTGCCGTCCGACGAGCCAGGCTTCGTGACGCTAACGTGCGCCGAGTTACTCGCCTTGGACGAGGCGGAGCAAAAAAAAGCGCCGCCGAGTCCAGTCCCTACGCCGCGCCAGAGACCCCGGCAGCTTCCGAAGAAAAAGAAACGGCGACGATGA
- a CDS encoding type I polyketide synthase: MHLPHSPIAVVGVGCRFPGASDPAAYWELLAGGVDAIRQTPADRWDVDALYSSEPATPGKTSTRWGGFLDDVADFDPAFFGISGREAEKMDPQQRLLLEVAWEALENAGAPVDSLADSPTGVFVGISNSDYARLMFRGLDSLTAYSATGTSLSIAANRLSYVFNFRGPSVAIDTACSSSLVAVHLACQSLQSGESNLALAGGVNMILTPEGTITFSQARMMSPDGRCKTFDAKADGYVRGEGCGMVVLKRLEEAERDGDQILAVVRGTAVNQDGLTNGLTAPNGPSQQDVLRAALADAKLEPHDVEYIEAHGTGTSLGDPIEVRSVKSVLAVDRPADKPLRIASVKTNIGHLESAAGVAGLVKCILSLKHQQIPPHLNFSELNPYIDLSDAPIEIPLKPTDWKSQPGERIAGVSAFGFGGTNCHVIVGDYAGGKAKETYADFQRPQHVVTLSAASTTGLAEVATHYADLLSEQADLDVADFAYSVNVGRSKLEARKGLIVDSREAAIKQLRKIAETAPSKESGPKRRKMKTAFLFTGQGSQYFGMSKSLYETQPIYRATLDRCAEILAQYDVPLLEILFGADADAVNQTAYTQPALFAVEYSLFELWKSWGVEPDMVIGHSVGEYVAACAARVFSLEDGLKLIALRGKLMNSLPAGGGMAAISAGPSVVDPLIAANPSKLSVAAYNSPQQTVISGEMAALDAAIAECEKQGVRATRLTVSHAFHSPLMDPILDEFEKTVGQIELHPAAIPLAANLTGQWAGDEITTPTYWRNHLREAVRFGDGMTLLGKKGAKVYIEIGPNPILTSLGRATLDGKDLNWLSSMRAKRDEWQTLLGSLAQLFELGGKIDWQGFEAGYARTKIDLPTYPFQRSRFWAPDSAGPTDSGGYVSTATSPIVGGHPLLGQLHPTALDEKLYESTLSASRPNYLRDHQLFGQPVFPATGYIEIALAAGRAHFAATNVAVEGLNIHQPLVLDDAMRSVQTLITPGDSVCDFRILSREASGESDAVWKLHASGKVALTDAAPAELKLQDVYFKMEGEVEVDEFYAACRASGLDYGRAFRGIKKMGTGGDDALAEVSLAAQQKSDASHYAIHPALLDACLQTVGALVADQVDADSTFVPIGAAAVHLFAPHSPAHVICHSCITERKSGRSPQVVADVILANEEGEQLAEVRGLRLMRVSRQDLQQRLHHHVDSWLYEVIWRDTPRIGSPLSVDETQTPVWLVWADDKKSPLAASLHKELTDRKQRCVIASRGKKLKVTSDAAEVATGDPTQFESLFAELKLSADSPLRGVVVLADDCDNADTQAAQATLHLTQALLKLEDQTPQLTLVTQGAQQVAADCGVAQPSGTTLWGLGRVIAAEAPKLSCTRIDLDPAGAENAARLFGELWVPDKEVEIVLRSDKRYSSRLVSAADAKRGQLAIPYGPYKLGLQKFGLIDQLTLREFAVSEPGETEVEIAVSAAGLNFRDVLRALGMLQEYEKEIGILSEADVTFGFECSGVVTRVGDKVKSYKPGDTVIALATASMASHLTIDQNYVAPRPTKMSHEEAATLPLAYLTAYYGLAKLAKLKKGERVLIHAAAGGVGQAAVAIAQAAGAEVFATASRGKWDFLRSLSVEHIYDSRTTSFADKILADTDGAGVDVVLNSLNQDFIPKSVEVLAEKGRFVEIGKIGIWTKEQFAEVRPKAKYFPFDLGQEERNDVGLIAKLLGELGPQFDSGELRPLPMEVFPVEKSVEAFRHMQQAKHRGKVVIGMARPLSETSLVSGDGTYLITGGLGALGLEVAAWLVSRGAKRLALASRSGKPNETAAERIAAWQSEGVTVECVALDVADAESVAKSIAAINKQNQLVGVIHAAGVLDDATLPQQSWERFQTVFSSKVDGAWNLHMATAELPLEMFITFSSLAAVIGSPGQSNYAAANAFMDGLVKYRRGQGLAGLSINWGPWSGGGMAADQDHTKWAKLGVGVISPPEGLFALEQIVSDRLSANAGVFPIDWSKFLKQFSRNKHPRLLDQLATLHRRATVAAAGAVAGGLKGQLAAAGEEKRARLIADYVAEAVGKTLGVAAAQLDRSKPLADMGLDSLMGIELKNGLESELDIEIPMESFSEETTVNSLAVAVQEVLGIEGDVSADSNSGESPAAPVANSQQKRSIDEIGPGDYDVREFPEVRELETRLGTFARMGVENPYFDIHESVTRDTAVIGGRVMINFSSYNYLGSSGAPEVDAAARAAIDQYGTSVSASRIVSGEKPIHGELEQGIAKFLGVEDAIVLVGGHSTNESTIGYLMKPGDLILHDELSHNSLIQGCILSGAQRRAFRHNDFEAAERMLAESRGNYRRVLIVVEGVYSMDGDYPDLPKFIELKEKYKAMLFVDEAHSIGTMGKTGRGICEHFDVDPNRVDMLMATLSKTFGSCGGYIAGRKQLVKFLKYTAPGFVFSVGIPPSNAAAALASLRRLEAHPEIVAQCSANSALFLKLAKERNLNTGFGQNTPVVPVIIGNSIRALKLSRKLYARGINVQPILYPAVEEKAARLRFFITSEHKEKQIRDTVDATAEELAKLEAEG; the protein is encoded by the coding sequence ATGCATCTACCTCACTCGCCGATCGCCGTGGTGGGCGTCGGTTGTCGTTTCCCTGGCGCCTCCGACCCAGCCGCCTATTGGGAACTCCTTGCCGGCGGCGTCGACGCGATTCGCCAGACGCCGGCCGATCGCTGGGACGTTGATGCGCTCTACAGCAGCGAACCAGCGACGCCCGGCAAAACCAGCACCCGCTGGGGCGGATTTTTGGACGACGTCGCCGACTTCGATCCCGCCTTCTTTGGGATCTCGGGGCGCGAAGCCGAGAAAATGGATCCCCAGCAGCGGCTGCTGCTGGAAGTCGCCTGGGAAGCGCTCGAAAACGCCGGCGCCCCGGTCGACAGTCTGGCTGACTCGCCGACCGGCGTCTTTGTCGGCATCAGCAACAGCGACTATGCCCGGCTGATGTTCCGCGGGCTTGATTCGCTGACCGCCTACAGTGCGACCGGCACCAGTCTCTCGATCGCCGCCAATCGCCTGAGCTACGTCTTCAACTTCCGCGGCCCCAGCGTCGCGATCGATACGGCTTGCAGTTCGTCGCTGGTCGCCGTTCACTTGGCCTGCCAAAGCCTGCAAAGCGGCGAGAGTAACCTTGCCCTGGCTGGCGGCGTCAACATGATCCTGACGCCCGAGGGGACGATCACCTTCTCGCAGGCCCGGATGATGTCGCCCGACGGCCGCTGCAAGACCTTCGACGCCAAAGCGGATGGCTACGTCCGCGGCGAAGGGTGCGGCATGGTCGTGCTGAAACGCCTGGAAGAGGCCGAGCGCGATGGCGACCAGATCCTGGCCGTCGTTCGCGGAACCGCCGTCAATCAAGATGGTCTCACCAACGGGCTGACCGCCCCCAACGGCCCGTCGCAGCAAGACGTGCTGCGGGCAGCGCTGGCCGATGCAAAGCTGGAGCCGCACGACGTCGAGTACATCGAAGCGCACGGCACCGGCACTTCGCTAGGCGACCCGATCGAAGTCCGCTCGGTGAAAAGCGTGTTGGCCGTCGATCGCCCTGCCGACAAGCCGCTGCGGATCGCCTCGGTCAAAACCAACATCGGCCACTTAGAGTCGGCCGCTGGCGTCGCTGGTTTGGTGAAGTGCATCCTTTCGCTCAAGCACCAGCAGATCCCGCCCCACCTCAACTTCAGCGAGTTGAACCCGTACATCGATCTGTCGGACGCCCCGATCGAAATCCCGCTGAAGCCGACCGATTGGAAATCGCAGCCCGGTGAGCGCATCGCCGGCGTCAGCGCCTTCGGTTTTGGCGGCACCAACTGCCATGTCATTGTCGGCGACTACGCTGGCGGCAAGGCCAAGGAAACCTACGCCGACTTCCAGCGTCCGCAGCATGTGGTGACCCTGTCCGCCGCCAGCACCACCGGTCTGGCCGAAGTCGCCACGCACTACGCTGATTTGTTGTCAGAGCAAGCCGATCTCGACGTAGCCGACTTCGCCTATTCGGTCAACGTCGGTCGCTCGAAGCTGGAAGCCCGCAAAGGCCTGATCGTCGACTCGCGGGAAGCGGCAATCAAGCAGTTGCGCAAGATCGCCGAAACGGCGCCGAGCAAAGAAAGCGGCCCCAAACGCCGCAAAATGAAAACCGCCTTCCTGTTTACCGGGCAAGGCTCGCAGTACTTCGGCATGAGCAAGTCGCTCTACGAAACGCAGCCAATCTATCGCGCGACGCTCGATCGCTGCGCCGAGATCCTGGCGCAGTACGACGTGCCGCTGCTGGAGATCTTATTCGGCGCCGACGCCGACGCGGTCAATCAAACGGCCTACACGCAGCCGGCGCTGTTTGCGGTCGAGTACTCGCTGTTCGAGCTGTGGAAGTCGTGGGGCGTTGAGCCCGACATGGTGATCGGACACAGCGTGGGCGAGTATGTCGCCGCCTGTGCGGCTCGCGTCTTTTCGCTGGAAGATGGCCTGAAGCTGATCGCGCTGCGCGGCAAGCTGATGAACTCGCTTCCGGCCGGAGGCGGCATGGCCGCGATTTCGGCCGGTCCGTCAGTCGTCGATCCGTTGATCGCCGCCAATCCATCCAAGCTGTCGGTCGCCGCCTACAACAGCCCGCAGCAAACGGTCATCTCCGGCGAAATGGCCGCGCTCGACGCGGCGATCGCCGAGTGCGAAAAGCAAGGCGTTCGTGCGACGCGGCTGACCGTTTCGCACGCGTTCCACTCGCCGCTGATGGACCCGATCCTCGACGAGTTTGAAAAAACGGTCGGGCAAATCGAACTTCACCCCGCGGCAATTCCACTGGCCGCCAACCTGACCGGCCAGTGGGCTGGCGACGAAATCACCACGCCGACCTACTGGCGCAATCATCTGCGCGAAGCGGTTCGTTTTGGCGATGGCATGACGCTGTTGGGGAAGAAGGGCGCCAAGGTCTATATCGAGATCGGCCCCAACCCGATTCTGACCAGCCTAGGCCGCGCGACGCTCGACGGCAAAGACTTGAACTGGCTCTCGTCGATGCGAGCCAAGCGGGACGAGTGGCAAACGTTACTCGGCTCGCTTGCGCAACTATTTGAGCTGGGGGGCAAGATCGACTGGCAAGGTTTTGAAGCCGGCTACGCCCGCACCAAGATCGACCTGCCGACGTATCCATTCCAACGATCTCGCTTCTGGGCGCCCGACAGCGCCGGCCCGACCGACAGCGGCGGATACGTCAGCACCGCCACGTCGCCGATCGTCGGCGGTCATCCGCTGTTGGGTCAGCTGCATCCGACAGCGCTCGACGAAAAACTGTACGAGTCGACTCTCTCGGCGTCGCGCCCCAACTACCTGCGCGATCACCAACTGTTTGGGCAGCCGGTTTTCCCGGCGACCGGCTACATCGAGATTGCGCTGGCCGCCGGTCGCGCACATTTCGCCGCCACCAACGTCGCCGTCGAAGGACTGAACATCCATCAGCCGCTGGTGCTCGACGACGCGATGCGGTCGGTGCAAACGCTGATCACGCCGGGCGATTCGGTTTGCGATTTCCGCATTCTCAGCCGCGAAGCCTCGGGCGAGTCGGACGCCGTCTGGAAGCTGCACGCCTCCGGCAAGGTTGCGCTAACCGACGCCGCCCCTGCCGAGCTAAAACTGCAAGACGTCTACTTCAAGATGGAAGGGGAAGTCGAGGTCGACGAGTTTTACGCGGCCTGTCGCGCCAGCGGACTCGACTACGGCCGCGCCTTCCGCGGCATCAAGAAGATGGGGACCGGCGGCGATGACGCACTGGCCGAAGTCTCGCTTGCCGCGCAGCAGAAGAGCGACGCCTCGCATTACGCGATCCATCCGGCGCTCTTGGACGCTTGTTTGCAGACGGTCGGCGCCTTGGTCGCCGATCAGGTTGACGCCGATTCAACCTTCGTACCGATCGGCGCCGCGGCGGTGCATCTCTTCGCCCCGCATTCGCCCGCCCACGTGATCTGCCATAGCTGCATTACCGAGCGGAAGAGCGGCCGTTCGCCCCAAGTCGTCGCCGACGTCATCCTGGCCAATGAAGAAGGGGAGCAACTCGCCGAAGTTCGCGGCCTCCGCCTGATGCGGGTCTCGCGACAAGATCTGCAGCAGCGTCTGCATCATCATGTCGACAGCTGGCTGTACGAAGTGATCTGGCGCGATACGCCGCGGATCGGTTCGCCGCTTTCGGTGGACGAAACGCAAACGCCGGTCTGGCTGGTCTGGGCTGATGACAAGAAAAGCCCGCTCGCCGCTTCGCTCCACAAAGAGCTAACCGATCGCAAACAGCGGTGCGTGATCGCCTCGCGTGGCAAGAAGCTGAAAGTAACCAGCGACGCGGCCGAAGTTGCAACCGGCGATCCGACCCAGTTTGAATCGCTGTTTGCCGAATTGAAGCTCTCGGCCGATAGCCCGCTGCGCGGCGTCGTGGTGCTGGCCGACGATTGCGACAACGCCGATACGCAAGCGGCGCAAGCGACGCTGCATCTGACGCAGGCTCTACTAAAGCTTGAAGATCAAACTCCGCAGCTGACCCTGGTCACGCAAGGCGCCCAACAAGTCGCCGCCGATTGTGGCGTCGCTCAGCCGTCAGGCACAACGCTGTGGGGACTCGGTCGCGTTATTGCCGCCGAAGCGCCAAAGCTCTCCTGCACGCGGATCGATCTCGACCCGGCTGGCGCCGAGAACGCCGCTCGCCTGTTTGGCGAACTTTGGGTGCCTGACAAAGAAGTCGAGATCGTCCTTCGCAGCGACAAACGCTACTCGTCCCGACTGGTATCGGCCGCTGACGCCAAGCGGGGACAACTCGCGATTCCGTATGGTCCGTACAAGCTGGGCCTGCAGAAGTTTGGCCTGATCGATCAACTGACGCTCCGTGAGTTCGCCGTTAGCGAGCCGGGCGAGACCGAAGTCGAGATCGCGGTGAGCGCCGCGGGGCTCAACTTCCGCGACGTGCTGCGGGCCCTTGGCATGCTGCAAGAGTACGAAAAAGAGATCGGCATCCTCAGCGAAGCGGACGTCACGTTCGGCTTTGAATGCTCAGGCGTCGTCACCCGCGTCGGCGACAAGGTGAAGTCGTACAAACCAGGCGATACGGTGATCGCGCTGGCGACCGCTAGCATGGCGAGCCACCTGACGATCGATCAGAATTACGTCGCTCCCCGTCCGACCAAAATGTCGCACGAAGAAGCGGCGACCTTGCCCCTGGCCTACCTGACCGCCTACTACGGCCTGGCCAAACTGGCGAAGCTGAAGAAGGGCGAGCGTGTGCTGATTCACGCCGCCGCAGGCGGTGTGGGACAAGCGGCGGTCGCCATCGCGCAAGCGGCCGGCGCCGAGGTCTTCGCCACCGCCAGTCGCGGCAAGTGGGACTTCCTCCGCTCGCTTAGCGTTGAGCATATCTACGACTCCCGCACGACCAGCTTTGCCGACAAGATCCTGGCCGATACCGATGGCGCCGGCGTCGATGTCGTGCTCAACAGCTTGAACCAAGACTTCATCCCAAAAAGCGTCGAAGTGCTGGCCGAGAAGGGACGCTTTGTCGAGATCGGCAAGATCGGCATCTGGACGAAGGAACAATTCGCCGAGGTTCGCCCCAAAGCGAAGTACTTCCCGTTTGACCTGGGTCAAGAAGAACGCAATGACGTTGGCCTGATCGCCAAGCTGCTGGGCGAACTTGGCCCACAGTTTGACTCGGGCGAGCTGCGACCGCTGCCGATGGAAGTCTTCCCGGTCGAGAAATCAGTCGAAGCGTTCCGTCACATGCAGCAGGCCAAGCATCGCGGCAAAGTCGTGATCGGCATGGCCCGGCCGCTGAGCGAAACGTCGCTGGTTAGCGGCGATGGAACCTACCTGATCACCGGCGGTCTCGGCGCCCTCGGCTTGGAAGTCGCCGCGTGGCTGGTCAGCCGCGGCGCCAAACGCCTGGCTCTGGCCAGCCGTAGCGGCAAGCCGAACGAAACAGCCGCCGAGCGGATCGCAGCGTGGCAAAGCGAAGGCGTCACGGTCGAGTGCGTTGCGCTCGACGTCGCCGATGCCGAGAGCGTCGCCAAGTCGATCGCCGCCATCAACAAGCAAAACCAACTGGTCGGCGTGATCCACGCCGCCGGCGTGCTTGACGATGCGACGCTGCCGCAACAGTCGTGGGAGCGGTTCCAGACCGTCTTCTCGTCGAAGGTCGACGGCGCGTGGAATCTGCACATGGCGACTGCCGAGTTGCCGCTGGAGATGTTCATCACCTTCTCGTCGCTGGCGGCGGTGATTGGTTCGCCGGGACAGTCGAACTACGCGGCGGCCAATGCCTTTATGGACGGCTTGGTCAAGTATCGTCGCGGGCAAGGGCTGGCTGGGCTCAGCATCAACTGGGGCCCCTGGTCCGGCGGCGGCATGGCGGCCGATCAGGATCACACGAAATGGGCCAAGCTCGGCGTTGGCGTCATCTCGCCGCCGGAAGGATTGTTCGCCCTAGAGCAAATCGTCAGCGATCGCTTGAGCGCCAATGCCGGCGTCTTCCCGATCGACTGGAGCAAGTTCCTTAAGCAGTTCTCCCGCAACAAGCACCCGCGGTTGCTCGACCAGCTGGCGACTCTGCATCGCCGCGCAACGGTCGCCGCCGCTGGCGCTGTCGCCGGCGGTTTGAAAGGTCAACTGGCCGCCGCCGGAGAAGAAAAGCGAGCCCGACTGATTGCCGACTACGTCGCCGAAGCGGTCGGCAAGACGCTGGGCGTCGCCGCCGCCCAACTCGACCGCAGCAAGCCGTTAGCCGACATGGGCCTCGACTCTCTGATGGGGATCGAACTGAAGAACGGGCTCGAGTCGGAGCTGGACATCGAAATCCCGATGGAGAGCTTCTCGGAAGAAACGACCGTCAACAGCCTGGCCGTCGCGGTGCAGGAAGTACTGGGGATCGAAGGAGACGTCTCCGCTGATTCCAATAGCGGCGAATCGCCCGCCGCGCCGGTCGCCAACTCGCAGCAAAAACGTTCGATCGACGAGATCGGCCCCGGCGACTACGATGTCCGCGAGTTCCCTGAGGTTCGTGAGCTGGAAACGCGGCTCGGAACGTTCGCGCGGATGGGGGTCGAGAATCCTTACTTCGACATCCACGAGAGCGTTACCCGCGACACGGCCGTGATCGGCGGCCGGGTGATGATCAACTTCTCCAGCTACAACTACCTTGGCTCAAGCGGAGCCCCGGAGGTTGACGCCGCGGCTAGGGCGGCGATCGACCAATACGGCACCAGCGTCTCGGCCAGCCGAATCGTCAGCGGCGAAAAACCGATCCACGGCGAGCTAGAGCAGGGGATCGCGAAGTTCCTGGGGGTCGAAGACGCGATCGTGCTGGTCGGTGGTCACTCAACCAACGAATCGACGATCGGCTATCTCATGAAGCCGGGTGACTTGATCCTGCATGACGAACTGTCGCACAACAGTTTGATCCAAGGCTGCATCTTGTCCGGCGCCCAGCGCCGCGCCTTCCGCCACAACGATTTTGAAGCGGCCGAGCGGATGCTGGCCGAATCGCGGGGCAACTATCGCCGCGTGCTGATCGTCGTCGAAGGCGTCTACAGCATGGATGGCGACTATCCCGATCTGCCGAAGTTCATCGAGCTGAAAGAGAAGTACAAGGCGATGCTCTTCGTCGACGAGGCGCACTCGATCGGCACGATGGGCAAAACGGGCCGCGGCATCTGCGAACACTTTGACGTCGACCCCAACCGCGTCGACATGCTGATGGCGACCCTCAGCAAAACGTTCGGCAGCTGCGGCGGCTACATCGCCGGTCGCAAGCAACTGGTGAAGTTCCTCAAGTACACCGCCCCAGGCTTCGTCTTCAGCGTCGGCATTCCACCATCGAATGCAGCGGCCGCACTGGCGTCGCTCCGTCGGTTAGAAGCGCATCCGGAGATTGTCGCCCAATGCTCCGCCAACTCGGCGCTGTTCCTGAAGCTCGCCAAAGAACGCAACCTGAACACCGGCTTCGGCCAAAACACGCCGGTCGTGCCGGTGATCATCGGCAACTCGATCCGCGCGCTGAAGCTGTCGCGGAAGCTGTACGCCCGGGGAATTAACGTCCAACCGATTCTCTACCCGGCCGTCGAAGAAAAAGCGGCCCGCCTGCGGTTCTTTATCACGTCCGAGCACAAAGAAAAACAGATCCGCGACACGGTCGATGCGACGGCGGAAGAACTGGCGAAGCTGGAAGCCGAAGGTTAA